ATTTTGTTCGTGAATTTGGAAGCCATTTCATTTGCCATCCATTGGGTAAATGTATCCACGCCCGCTTTGGCCATGGAATAACCTAAGACTCTTGAAATAGCCTGTTTTGAGGCCATGGATGAAATATTTATAATGGAACCGTGTCCCTGTCTAGCCATAAGTCCACTCAACACAATGGTTGGTATTACCGTACCAAAAAGATTAATATCAAGTACTTTTTGAGTATCTGAAATAGCGATATCATAAATACTTTGGTTGGCGCTAAGAGTCGCCCCTGGAATATTGCCGCCCGCTAGGTTGACCAAACCATCCAACCTCTCGAAGTCCTGAGCTATTTCCTCCCTAACTTCATTTAGGGCGTCCTCATTTAAAACATCTACCTCATAAGTAAAGGTTGCCCCAGAAGAAATAACATCCAGTTCATTTTTCTTGTCCTTCAATTTTTTTGTAGACCTGCCCAACAAAATAACTTTGGCATCTTGCTCTATCAAATATTTTGCGATTGAACCACCTAATGTTCCGGTTCCACCTGAAAGCGCAATTATTTTATCCTGAAGAGAAAATAAATTGGTCATATGATAACATTGACTCTAGACGTTAACACCGAATTACTTTTCCGGTAACGAAAGAAATTAAACGAGTTAAAAATAAGATATTGGATACTCTTATCCCACCAAATTGAAGACTAAGTAGAAATTTAATTAATTACATTAGTAACCAATAGGAGCAAATACTAGTAATAATTAATACATTTTAAAAATGAGACCTTTAGTTTATACCCTTGTGCTACTTTTATTGGTTTTAAAAGCCTACTCACAAGATTTAAAACCCTTTGAACTGAACCAAGAATGGACTAATTCAATTGTTTCCCAATTGCCCAATGATTATCCAAAATTGAAAGTAAAAAGAAAGGTATTGATTTTTAGCCTTTTTACCGGGTTTGACCACTGGACGTTACCACATACAAAGACTGTAGTTGAAGGGATAGCTCTAAAAAGTGAGAACTTCGAAATAATTACTTCGAATGATGTGGAAATGTTCAATAAAGAAAATATCCATCAATTTGATGCCATAGTGCTTAATAACAATTGCTCAGAAAGGGATCATAGAAATCTTTTTTTTGATGTTTTTAGAAAAGAACGAAATCCAGATGAAGCTTGGGCTAAAGCTGAAAGCTATGAAAATAACCTCCTGGAGTATATTGAGCAAGGAAACGGGTTGATGGTACTTCATGGGGGTATCACCATGCTAAATAAATCAAGTAAATTCAGTGAATTGGTGGGAGGTAGTTTCGACTATCATCCAAAACAGCAAATGGTCGAAGTAAAACTGACGGATAGCTCACATCCACTTCTTAAAGGTTTTAAAGGCGAAGGTTTTAAGCATATTGATGAACCCTATTTCTTTAACAATGCCTATTTTGACTATGATTTCAGACCCTTACTCTATATGGAAGCGGACTACATCGAAGGAAAAAACAAAGACGTTGATGAAGACCGAAGTTACTTGGCATGGATCAAAAAATATGGAAAGGGAAGGGTCTTTTATTCCGCACCGTCCCACAATCCCCAGAGTTATGAAAACCCAGCCATGCTGTCATTTCTGCTTCATGGTTTGCTTTATGCTACAGGAGATTTAGATTGTGATGATACGCCGTTAAAATCGTAATCTTAGCTTTTCAAAGGATAGTTCAAAGAGCTCTTCCATAGTAAATTCATTCCCGCCTTTGTGTTTTACTTTTTTTAATTTTCCAGCCCTATTATTGGATATCCATTCTGGATGCAAGGCAGTGGTAATTCCTAATTACCCAATTACATCCGTAATGTCATATTCTGATAAACTTTCATTTGAACCCAGTCCAGGCAAAACCCAGATAAATTCAAATAACTCGCAATCCAAAAGCTTCCTTCGGTATCCAAGTCCATGAAAACCGGTGCAACCAAAAAAGGTGTGGATACAATAAATTTTGTTTTAAGGCTTTTCAAAATTGATAATCCTCCAATAAAATTTTGGTTTGAGCATAGCCCATTATTGAAAAAGAAAAAAGTAATACCATTAAATGGAATCATGCCCTAAAAAATCATCTATAGATTTTTCTATGATATTTTTGGCTTGTACTAAATAACATCCAGATAAATAAAAAACCAATGGCAGACTGCACCGCCCAATACGAATAAGTGCCATATAAAATGATTAAAGGGGATTTTTTCGATAGCATAGAAAATAATACCCAAGGTGTAAAACAAACCTCCTAAAAACAAAAGAATTAATCCAAGTTCGGTGGTCGTTTGCAACAAATTGTTAAAGTCAAAAACAATTAACCAACCCATGGCAAGATAGAGAAATAAGGAAATGAACTCAAAACGACCTGTAAAAAATAATTTTAGGACCGTGCCAAGGGTTGCTATAATCCAAACCACATAAAATATGGACCACCCATTTCCTGGAACAAGGCCGATTAAGGCAACAGGCGTATAGGTACCGGCAATTAAATAGTAAATATTGATATGGTCCAGAATCCGAAATCTTTTTTTCCAAACAGGATGATTCACCGCATGGTATAATGTGGAACTGGTAAAAAGCAGAATAAGACTTATGCCATAAACTAGAATGCTAAATTCTGAATAAATCGATTTATGACTATTGAACTGCCATAGCACATAAAGACCAATAAAAGCTCCTATTACTCCAATAAAGTGAGACCATGAATTTAAATGTTCCTCTACATTTTGATTCCCTGTCCTGACTAGACTACGCCAATTCATTTATACTGCTTACCCTTTTTCAATACGATATCTACATCTTGTAAAATGTTTATATGACGTAGAACGTCACCTTTGACCGCAATAATATCGGCATATTTACCCGGGGTTACCGTACCCACTTTGTCAGCTACTCCGGTCCATAGAGCAGGCCAATAGGTAGCTGCCCTAATCGCATACATCGGGTCGATACCGAACTCATTGACCCAAACATCAAACTCATGCCAAGTTGATTGACTATGAAATTTCATGGGGATACCACTATCCGTGCCTATCAGCAGTACCACTCCGGCGTCCAATAGTTGCTTAACTTTGGTTTCCAAGGTAGGTTTCCTTGAAGGAGTCAATTGAAAATAAGGTAGTCTGTCTGGATGGGCGAAACTATTCTTTATATCAGTAATTACGCTATCCGGTAACCCGCGGTGCCATGAGTCATTATCCAATTCTTCTTGGTTGTCTCTTAGATACTCATAATTGTACAGTCCTTCAACCGTAGGGCACCAGAATAATGGTCCCTGACTCATGTCCGCAGTACGCTCCTTTATCATTTGCATAATATCGTCAGGATAACTTGGGGCAGATGATAATCCGGTATGCTCAAAACAATCGGCACCTGCCATCAGTGCCCTTCTTATTTCTTCGGGCCTATGCGCATGTGCTACGACCTTTAGATTATGCTTATGGGCTTCATCCACTATGGCCTTGACCTCTTCCATGGTCATTTTATCT
Above is a window of Maribacter algicola DNA encoding:
- a CDS encoding SDR family oxidoreductase, translated to MTNLFSLQDKIIALSGGTGTLGGSIAKYLIEQDAKVILLGRSTKKLKDKKNELDVISSGATFTYEVDVLNEDALNEVREEIAQDFERLDGLVNLAGGNIPGATLSANQSIYDIAISDTQKVLDINLFGTVIPTIVLSGLMARQGHGSIINISSMASKQAISRVLGYSMAKAGVDTFTQWMANEMASKFTNKIRVNAIAPGFFIGNQNRSLLINEDGSFTERGNKIIGNTPMARFGDASELNGMVHYLLSDASSFVTGVCYDVDGGFNSFSGV
- a CDS encoding ThuA domain-containing protein is translated as MRPLVYTLVLLLLVLKAYSQDLKPFELNQEWTNSIVSQLPNDYPKLKVKRKVLIFSLFTGFDHWTLPHTKTVVEGIALKSENFEIITSNDVEMFNKENIHQFDAIVLNNNCSERDHRNLFFDVFRKERNPDEAWAKAESYENNLLEYIEQGNGLMVLHGGITMLNKSSKFSELVGGSFDYHPKQQMVEVKLTDSSHPLLKGFKGEGFKHIDEPYFFNNAYFDYDFRPLLYMEADYIEGKNKDVDEDRSYLAWIKKYGKGRVFYSAPSHNPQSYENPAMLSFLLHGLLYATGDLDCDDTPLKS
- the trhA gene encoding PAQR family membrane homeostasis protein TrhA, with protein sequence MNWRSLVRTGNQNVEEHLNSWSHFIGVIGAFIGLYVLWQFNSHKSIYSEFSILVYGISLILLFTSSTLYHAVNHPVWKKRFRILDHINIYYLIAGTYTPVALIGLVPGNGWSIFYVVWIIATLGTVLKLFFTGRFEFISLFLYLAMGWLIVFDFNNLLQTTTELGLILLFLGGLFYTLGIIFYAIEKIPFNHFIWHLFVLGGAVCHWFFIYLDVI
- a CDS encoding amidohydrolase family protein, with the protein product MKNLITTFLVLFIVCMEGIAQNHKKALVGGTLIDGYGGLPIKNSVILIEGEYIKEVGSLATLEVPNDYTIISTEGMSVLPGLWDMHVHTMINGHADYTYWDKTYPPLLKDVIMPASAEQLLLAGVTSARDLGGPLEESIAVRDAINQGSIPGATLYVSGPFIQHSPYPGTEDFRWGVNGADDGRKKIKKLAEAGVDVIKLIDQDKMTMEEVKAIVDEAHKHNLKVVAHAHRPEEIRRALMAGADCFEHTGLSSAPSYPDDIMQMIKERTADMSQGPLFWCPTVEGLYNYEYLRDNQEELDNDSWHRGLPDSVITDIKNSFAHPDRLPYFQLTPSRKPTLETKVKQLLDAGVVLLIGTDSGIPMKFHSQSTWHEFDVWVNEFGIDPMYAIRAATYWPALWTGVADKVGTVTPGKYADIIAVKGDVLRHINILQDVDIVLKKGKQYK